A stretch of Eleutherodactylus coqui strain aEleCoq1 chromosome 9, aEleCoq1.hap1, whole genome shotgun sequence DNA encodes these proteins:
- the LOC136578289 gene encoding fucolectin-4-like, which produces MNLLTSMILLGTLSLALAQTRGCRPHPGAQNIARNGEASQKSILQHRVMGYANKAIDGVKETNYHKGSCSHTNIEKDSWWQVDLKQMYKITNVVLTNRRDCCSERLLHAEIRIGNSPDNNNQVCGTVTSVADASLPFCCNGMLGRYVSVVIPRQLAMVTLCEVEIYGDLVTDEYKVCW; this is translated from the exons ATGAATCTTCTGACATCTATGATTCTGCTCGGAACTCTGTCGTTGGCTCTGGCTCAGACTCGGGGATGTAGACCTCATCCTGGAG CTCAAAATATAGCAAGAAATGGAGAAGCTTCTCAGAAATCTATCCTTCAACATAGGGTGATGGGATACGCAAATAAAGCCATCGATGGTGTCAAGGAGACAAATTACCACAAGGgatcctgcagtcacaccaatATAGAAAAAGATTCCTGGTGGCAGGTGGATCTCAAACAGATGTACAAGATAACAAATGTTGTCCTAACAAACAGACGAGACTGTTGTTCGGAACGACTGCTACATGCCGAGATCAGAATTGGTAATTCTCCAGACAACAACAACCAAGT GTGCGGCACAGTCACCAGTGTTGCGGATGCCAGTTTGCCATTCTGCTGCAACGGGATGTTAGGTCGGTACGTCAGCGTGGTGATTCCAAGACAATTAGCGATGGTGACGCTGTGCGAGGTCGAGATTTATGGAGACCTGGTTACTGATGAGTATAAAGTCTGCTGGTAA